A window of the Rhizobium viscosum genome harbors these coding sequences:
- a CDS encoding LysR family transcriptional regulator: MAMLVSSVEEGSLSAAARKMRVPVATLTRNVNDLETLVGTKLLVRTTRKLELTDAGTAYVASARHILEQVDEQERRAAGEFTAPRGELVVTTPVQVARLRVLPVITQFLSLYPEIRIKLVQSDRNVDLVDSHTDVAIRIGRLRDSGLVATRVGTLRVVVAASPALLETHGVPKTPEELSDYPCVVFDSPYLSPWRFRNPATGDIFTVADVPRLLVSSPDAAADAAIDGVGATLVLEHDVADAVNAGKLQFILQAFEVEPIPVNLVHLSQNIMPVKLRRFLDFATPKLRAALADFGRIPSV, from the coding sequence ATGGCGATGCTGGTGTCCTCGGTCGAGGAGGGAAGCCTGTCGGCGGCTGCAAGAAAAATGCGCGTCCCCGTCGCTACCCTCACGCGAAACGTCAACGACCTTGAGACACTGGTTGGTACGAAGCTACTCGTCAGGACGACCCGAAAGCTCGAATTGACCGACGCAGGGACCGCATACGTTGCCTCCGCGAGACATATCCTGGAGCAGGTCGATGAGCAGGAGCGTCGCGCTGCTGGCGAGTTTACCGCCCCACGCGGCGAGCTTGTCGTGACCACACCTGTCCAGGTTGCGCGACTACGCGTTTTGCCAGTTATCACTCAATTTCTCAGTTTATACCCTGAAATACGCATCAAGCTTGTGCAGTCTGACCGCAATGTCGATCTCGTCGATTCACATACGGATGTCGCAATCCGGATTGGACGCCTACGCGATAGCGGGTTGGTTGCAACCAGAGTGGGAACTTTGCGAGTGGTGGTCGCGGCCAGCCCGGCTCTCTTGGAAACTCACGGCGTGCCGAAAACGCCAGAGGAGCTGAGTGATTATCCTTGCGTGGTATTTGACAGCCCATATCTGTCGCCGTGGCGCTTCCGCAACCCTGCTACAGGAGACATCTTTACAGTCGCCGATGTGCCAAGATTGCTTGTGTCGTCGCCGGACGCTGCCGCCGATGCCGCAATTGATGGGGTTGGGGCGACCCTTGTACTTGAGCACGACGTGGCCGACGCCGTGAACGCGGGGAAGCTGCAGTTTATCTTGCAAGCGTTCGAAGTCGAACCGATACCGGTTAATCTGGTCCATCTCTCGCAAAATATAATGCCAGTCAAACTGCGCCGGTTCCTCGATTTCGCTACGCCGAAACTTCGCGCGGCGCTGGCCGATTTCGGGCGCATCCCATCAGTTTAG
- a CDS encoding SDR family oxidoreductase: protein MKLVNKVAFITGGSSGIGLETAKLFQAEGANVVLVSSNEERLAAAGKELDGEALLVRADIRKVADIERAVEETRTKFGRIDVVFANAGATTAAPLEAATEEYVAENVALNFTGTFFTIQKTAPIIADSGSIIVTTSFLNTIGYPGLSILAATKAATRSLVRTLGAELAPRGIRVNAVSPGAIATPFYGKIGLPDSVLSEVAAGITQKIGLKRFGGAAELAKAVLFLASDDSSYTTGAELVIDGGLTQF from the coding sequence ATGAAGCTAGTAAACAAGGTCGCTTTCATCACTGGCGGCTCGTCGGGTATCGGTCTGGAGACTGCAAAGTTGTTCCAGGCAGAAGGTGCGAATGTCGTTCTGGTCAGCTCCAACGAGGAGCGTCTGGCTGCAGCTGGCAAAGAACTTGACGGCGAGGCTCTTCTCGTTCGAGCCGATATCCGCAAGGTCGCCGATATCGAACGTGCGGTCGAAGAAACCCGCACGAAGTTTGGTCGCATCGATGTCGTGTTCGCCAATGCCGGTGCCACCACTGCCGCACCTCTCGAAGCTGCAACCGAAGAATATGTTGCTGAAAACGTTGCGCTCAACTTCACCGGCACGTTCTTCACGATCCAGAAGACGGCTCCGATCATCGCTGACAGCGGTAGCATCATCGTCACCACCTCGTTCCTGAACACGATTGGTTATCCCGGCCTCTCGATCCTCGCTGCCACCAAGGCTGCAACGCGCTCACTGGTCCGCACCCTGGGTGCAGAACTGGCGCCTCGTGGTATCCGTGTGAATGCTGTCAGCCCCGGCGCGATCGCTACGCCGTTTTACGGCAAGATCGGCCTGCCTGATTCCGTCCTTTCAGAAGTGGCCGCAGGAATCACGCAGAAGATCGGTCTGAAGCGCTTCGGCGGAGCCGCCGAACTCGCAAAAGCCGTTCTATTTTTGGCGTCCGACGACTCGTCTTACACAACCGGCGCAGAACTGGTGATTGACGGTGGGTTGACCCAGTTCTAA
- a CDS encoding Fic family protein, which produces MSDSEPNQRYGRFVETSVAGESVRAFVPPPLPPVPSIDVLSLLERLSLAERALGRLDGITMLLPRQELFLYMYVRKEAVLSSQIEGTQSTLSDLLRFEMEAQAGQPIDDIREVSNYVDAMMYGLERLQDLPMSLRLIREMHARLLQSGRGGTKNPGEFRRSQNWIGGTRPGNALFVPPPVSEMDGCLNALEHFMHEDRSRLPALIKAGLLHVQFETIHPFLDGNGRIGRLLVTLYLCMNGVLRKPLLYLSLYLKTHRAEYYRLLQEVREQGNWEGWLEFFLTGVADTANQAFEAATRIVDVFKEDRETITTKSDRAGSALRIHDLFQQNPFLTPGQLAELTGLSAPTVNAALTDLERFGVLEEVTGRKRGRVFSYRRYLAILSEGTDPLPATS; this is translated from the coding sequence ATGTCTGATTCCGAGCCTAATCAGCGGTATGGCCGCTTTGTCGAAACCTCTGTGGCCGGCGAGTCTGTGCGGGCATTCGTGCCTCCGCCTTTGCCACCGGTACCTTCCATCGATGTGCTTTCACTCTTGGAGCGACTTAGCTTAGCAGAGCGAGCGCTTGGACGGTTGGATGGCATCACAATGCTGCTCCCGCGTCAGGAGCTCTTTCTTTATATGTACGTTAGAAAAGAGGCTGTCTTATCCTCACAGATCGAAGGGACGCAGTCGACGCTTTCCGATCTGCTACGTTTTGAGATGGAAGCGCAGGCCGGGCAACCAATCGATGATATTCGCGAAGTCTCAAATTACGTCGATGCAATGATGTATGGTCTGGAGCGGTTACAAGACCTTCCGATGTCGCTACGCCTAATACGTGAAATGCATGCGCGATTGCTGCAGAGTGGACGCGGAGGCACAAAAAACCCGGGAGAATTTCGGCGATCACAGAACTGGATTGGAGGCACGCGACCGGGCAACGCACTCTTTGTACCGCCACCGGTCAGTGAGATGGATGGCTGTCTAAATGCGCTCGAGCATTTCATGCATGAGGACCGCTCCCGTCTGCCTGCGCTCATAAAGGCCGGTCTTCTGCACGTTCAATTTGAAACAATCCATCCGTTTTTGGACGGCAATGGGCGGATTGGCCGTCTACTGGTGACGCTATACCTTTGCATGAACGGTGTATTGCGTAAGCCTCTGCTTTATCTGAGCCTTTATCTAAAAACCCATCGCGCAGAATACTATCGTCTGCTTCAAGAAGTTCGTGAGCAGGGCAATTGGGAGGGGTGGCTTGAATTCTTCCTCACTGGCGTAGCCGACACTGCCAACCAGGCGTTTGAGGCCGCCACTCGCATCGTAGACGTGTTTAAGGAAGACCGCGAAACAATCACGACCAAAAGCGACCGAGCCGGCTCGGCGCTTCGCATCCATGATCTTTTCCAGCAAAACCCTTTCCTGACGCCCGGGCAACTCGCTGAACTGACGGGCCTATCGGCTCCAACAGTCAACGCAGCACTGACAGACCTGGAACGTTTTGGAGTGCTCGAGGAGGTGACCGGCCGGAAGCGAGGACGTGTCTTCAGCTATAGGCGGTACCTGGCGATCCTCAGTGAAGGCACTGATCCGTTGCCCGCAACCTCGTAA
- a CDS encoding type II toxin-antitoxin system RelE/ParE family toxin: MRAYILTAEAESDLRSVIRYTRAQWGAAQVRRYVSALERGIANLAEGKGPFKDMSALHPALRMARCEHHYVFCLRREDAPALIVAIFHERMDLMQRLAGRLNE; the protein is encoded by the coding sequence TTGAGGGCCTACATTCTTACCGCAGAGGCGGAATCGGATCTACGTTCGGTAATCCGCTACACACGTGCGCAATGGGGTGCTGCCCAAGTACGCCGCTACGTCTCAGCTTTGGAGCGAGGTATCGCAAACCTGGCTGAGGGCAAAGGTCCTTTCAAGGATATGAGCGCGCTTCATCCGGCGTTACGAATGGCGCGGTGCGAACATCACTACGTCTTTTGTCTGCGTCGCGAGGATGCACCCGCCCTGATTGTGGCGATTTTTCATGAACGAATGGATCTCATGCAGCGTTTGGCCGGCCGTCTGAATGAATGA
- a CDS encoding antitoxin — protein sequence MSRLTIDITDQQHQSLKALAALQGKTIKQYALERLFPGDTDGERAWEELKTLMKTRINDGLAGKLSAKTVGEILDEEIAEDRA from the coding sequence ATGAGCCGATTGACGATCGACATAACGGACCAGCAACATCAAAGCCTGAAGGCGCTCGCCGCTTTGCAGGGCAAGACAATCAAGCAGTACGCGCTCGAGCGCCTCTTTCCCGGTGACACAGATGGAGAACGAGCCTGGGAGGAGCTGAAGACGTTGATGAAGACGCGCATCAATGACGGGCTCGCCGGAAAATTGTCGGCCAAAACCGTAGGTGAGATCCTCGACGAGGAGATTGCCGAGGATCGTGCTTGA
- a CDS encoding ATP-binding protein, with protein sequence MVLKVSEAVAMPKNHAIRYGLMVLVIAVTLPIALTLNSFHVPTAFATMLLAVMFSVWRFGIGPGLVASVFTIFSTRFFLLEPLYSIDPFALPDEELHIFLLFSEAILLLWLLGSAQRRVQEKLRASEAYLTDAQALSQTGSVSFIVPDGEVFWSAQAYRVLGYSSDTSPSVQRMIARVHPGDIALAQSRFFQLTEPAKRIDFEHRIVMPDGTVKQLAVLGKAELEQGGKIRVSAAVMDVTEAKRISGSLQKSQAELAHVTRLTAMGELVASISHEINQPLAAIKLNAETGVRWLDREPPQLDNVRLSLSRIIDNAARAGALISNLRNMTKKAEVQTRPLDLNHVVADVVQILQREAQDRNIRCTIDLESNLKLVKADKVQLQQILVNFLMNGFDAMATTPESERQISIRSRNCEDSVAVEVQDAGLGIPEGVAGRLFDAFFTTKLHGMGIGLSICRTIAEAHGGKVEAFNNEDRGATFRIVLPQASALVV encoded by the coding sequence ATGGTATTAAAAGTATCTGAGGCAGTGGCGATGCCGAAAAATCACGCCATCCGCTACGGACTTATGGTTCTTGTAATTGCTGTCACGCTACCGATAGCGCTAACTCTCAATAGCTTCCATGTTCCCACGGCCTTTGCGACCATGTTGCTCGCCGTCATGTTTTCTGTGTGGAGATTTGGTATAGGGCCCGGCTTAGTGGCTTCGGTGTTCACGATTTTCAGCACTAGGTTCTTTCTGCTGGAGCCCCTTTATTCAATCGATCCCTTCGCTCTGCCCGACGAGGAACTGCATATATTTCTCCTTTTTAGCGAGGCTATCCTGCTACTCTGGCTGCTTGGCTCGGCGCAACGACGCGTCCAGGAAAAGCTGAGAGCAAGCGAAGCATATTTGACAGATGCCCAGGCCCTGAGCCAGACCGGAAGCGTGAGCTTCATTGTGCCTGATGGCGAAGTCTTCTGGTCCGCGCAGGCATACCGAGTGCTAGGATACAGCAGCGACACCTCACCAAGCGTGCAGCGCATGATTGCACGTGTACATCCCGGCGATATCGCTTTGGCACAGAGCCGGTTCTTCCAACTGACTGAGCCTGCGAAACGCATCGATTTCGAACATCGGATCGTGATGCCAGATGGTACCGTTAAGCAGCTTGCTGTACTTGGTAAGGCCGAACTCGAACAGGGCGGAAAGATCCGGGTTTCGGCGGCGGTTATGGATGTAACCGAGGCCAAACGCATAAGTGGGTCGCTACAGAAGTCTCAAGCCGAGCTTGCCCATGTCACCAGGTTGACTGCGATGGGAGAGCTGGTTGCCTCCATTAGCCACGAAATAAATCAACCGCTCGCCGCGATTAAGTTGAATGCAGAGACCGGCGTAAGGTGGCTCGACCGAGAACCGCCTCAATTGGACAACGTCCGTCTGAGTCTGTCCCGCATCATCGACAATGCAGCGCGCGCTGGAGCTTTGATCTCCAATCTCCGGAATATGACCAAAAAGGCAGAGGTCCAAACGAGGCCCCTTGATCTAAACCATGTCGTGGCCGACGTCGTACAAATCCTGCAGCGGGAAGCCCAGGACAGAAACATCCGGTGCACGATTGATCTGGAGTCGAATCTGAAGCTGGTGAAAGCCGACAAGGTACAACTACAGCAGATCCTCGTGAATTTCTTGATGAACGGTTTCGATGCCATGGCAACGACTCCGGAGAGCGAGCGTCAGATATCAATCCGTTCGCGAAATTGTGAGGACAGTGTTGCCGTTGAAGTCCAGGATGCGGGGCTTGGGATTCCGGAGGGGGTCGCGGGCCGGCTGTTCGACGCCTTCTTCACCACAAAGCTTCATGGCATGGGCATAGGGCTGTCCATCTGTCGAACGATCGCGGAAGCTCATGGCGGTAAAGTCGAGGCGTTCAACAACGAGGACAGGGGTGCGACATTTCGTATTGTCCTTCCACAGGCTTCGGCGCTGGTCGTTTGA
- a CDS encoding OprO/OprP family phosphate-selective porin produces the protein MVFTSTISHFGSLVLRAGALVLFSESHVLAQDQAATVKGDRLLVVDEHGLTLQSADGGIKFHLGGRLHADFGTGGSSAVTDEFPKHADIRRFWFEPKITIYDDLILNLQYDFSSDTTPINNLLASYKGFSPFTITVGNFKEPFSLDELTSNNDIMFMERSLASAFASGPAGRNTGAAVGTHGENWTISVGVFGGNINHSVDGVGLEGTIRATYAPIMNSHEVLHFGISANYHSLANNVGASFSTTPESFLFNPDLVKTGKIEDASAIGRLGLEFAWASGPLRMQAEYIATQVDCDTKPDAFFQGGYLQGGWVLNGDAAPYVVEADTATEVGIFKRVQPRPDQRVTHGGAGVFEAVARYSVIDLASHDIRGGVQQDVTLGLNWYPEPYARLMANYIHAWADPTARSIGGSDGQADIFQLRAQIAF, from the coding sequence ATGGTATTCACTTCAACTATCTCTCATTTCGGGTCTCTGGTTCTGCGTGCCGGAGCTCTGGTCTTGTTTTCGGAAAGCCATGTGTTGGCGCAGGACCAAGCCGCTACAGTGAAGGGCGACCGCCTCTTGGTGGTTGACGAGCACGGCCTAACGCTCCAATCCGCTGACGGAGGCATAAAATTCCACCTCGGCGGTCGTCTGCACGCTGATTTTGGAACCGGTGGCAGTTCGGCTGTTACCGACGAGTTTCCCAAGCATGCCGATATTCGGCGTTTTTGGTTCGAGCCGAAGATCACGATCTACGACGACTTGATTTTGAATCTTCAGTACGACTTCAGCAGTGACACGACCCCAATCAACAATCTGCTCGCAAGCTACAAGGGCTTTTCCCCGTTCACGATAACTGTCGGCAATTTCAAGGAGCCCTTCAGCCTCGACGAGCTCACATCCAACAATGATATCATGTTCATGGAGCGTTCGCTTGCGTCCGCGTTTGCCTCCGGGCCTGCCGGGCGCAACACGGGTGCGGCCGTCGGCACACACGGGGAGAACTGGACAATTTCCGTGGGCGTCTTCGGGGGCAACATCAATCACAGCGTCGACGGGGTAGGTCTTGAAGGAACGATTCGCGCGACCTATGCGCCGATCATGAACTCACACGAGGTTCTCCATTTCGGCATTTCAGCGAACTACCACTCGCTCGCGAACAATGTCGGCGCCTCGTTCTCCACCACGCCGGAGAGCTTCCTGTTCAATCCCGATCTCGTCAAGACGGGCAAGATCGAAGACGCGAGTGCAATCGGCCGCCTGGGCCTGGAATTTGCCTGGGCCAGTGGTCCTTTGCGCATGCAGGCCGAATACATCGCAACTCAGGTCGATTGCGACACGAAACCGGACGCGTTCTTCCAGGGAGGATACCTGCAAGGGGGCTGGGTCCTCAACGGCGATGCGGCGCCCTATGTGGTCGAGGCCGATACGGCAACCGAGGTTGGCATATTCAAGCGGGTCCAGCCGAGACCGGACCAACGGGTGACGCATGGCGGGGCTGGCGTGTTCGAAGCCGTCGCTCGTTACTCCGTTATCGACCTTGCGAGCCACGACATTCGGGGCGGTGTTCAGCAAGACGTGACGCTTGGCCTGAACTGGTATCCTGAACCCTATGCCCGCTTGATGGCGAACTACATCCACGCATGGGCCGATCCGACCGCCCGCAGCATCGGCGGCAGCGATGGGCAGGCGGATATCTTCCAGTTGCGGGCGCAGATCGCATTTTAG
- a CDS encoding formate/nitrite transporter family protein, translating to MYQDSIDHFAQSGEEKAEEVRSHFPAFLIGAAMAGAYIGFGDIIMFTAGAHADPAWAHLVMGVVFSSALTIVVFAGSELFTGTAMYMPLAVLTRRSRVGDMLLVWIAAWIGNLIGAVALAGLFHLAGGGVLLGDGSQAFFSIVSAKMSAGSLELLARGILCNWLVCLAIWMAGRTENAAAKIMLIFWPITIFVAAGYEHSVANMFTFSMALMGDHPANITLAAAAHNLVWVTLGNLIGGGVFMALGYWLQVHGTGHVSFIPAPVRVRARTSADRNKK from the coding sequence ATGTATCAGGATTCGATTGATCACTTTGCTCAGTCCGGCGAGGAGAAAGCCGAAGAGGTCCGTAGCCACTTTCCTGCCTTCCTGATCGGGGCGGCCATGGCCGGCGCCTATATCGGTTTCGGCGATATCATCATGTTTACCGCCGGCGCTCATGCCGATCCGGCCTGGGCGCATCTCGTCATGGGGGTGGTCTTCTCCTCGGCTCTGACAATCGTCGTCTTTGCCGGCAGCGAGCTCTTCACAGGAACCGCGATGTATATGCCGCTTGCCGTGCTGACGCGGCGCAGCCGTGTTGGCGATATGCTCCTTGTCTGGATCGCGGCCTGGATCGGCAACCTGATCGGCGCCGTGGCACTCGCCGGTCTCTTCCATCTGGCCGGCGGCGGTGTGCTTCTGGGCGACGGAAGCCAAGCGTTCTTTTCGATTGTCTCGGCCAAGATGTCGGCGGGATCGCTCGAGCTTCTTGCCCGCGGCATTCTCTGCAACTGGCTTGTTTGCCTTGCCATCTGGATGGCTGGACGCACGGAAAATGCTGCTGCCAAGATCATGCTGATCTTCTGGCCGATCACCATCTTCGTGGCCGCCGGCTATGAACACAGCGTCGCCAACATGTTCACCTTCTCGATGGCGCTCATGGGCGACCATCCCGCAAACATCACACTTGCTGCCGCCGCCCACAATCTCGTCTGGGTCACGCTCGGCAACCTTATCGGTGGCGGGGTTTTCATGGCCCTTGGCTACTGGCTGCAGGTCCATGGCACGGGTCACGTCTCTTTCATTCCGGCCCCGGTTCGCGTTCGAGCAAGGACTTCCGCTGACCGCAACAAGAAGTGA
- a CDS encoding HlyD family secretion protein — translation MAKQITITSLSPSEPAPSPPPPEAPAPPAAPSQAAAGSLRRLAIPLLAIALVCGGVAIVTVDWNSWVAGASHQSTDDAVVSADVSTLSAQISGIVQGTPVTDYQTVTKGQLLAEIDPREYDAAVAVSKANLAAANASLANLANQIELQRAVVQVAEAQNASALAQQTQTEQEFHRQTSLGGATSQQLLQQAQAAYLQAQASVRSTAASIEQQKAQLNVLNGQSPLLQAQVNAAQASLDTALIHQGYARIYAPFDGVIGRRLAHEGDFVAAGTSLVSEVPLPSVYITANFKETQLSRITPGRSADVTIDTFPGQLLHGKVVGLSPASGSIFALLPPDNATGNYTKVVQRVPVKIVFDPGQPLVDRLKPGMSAVVTVDTKPDLDQ, via the coding sequence ATGGCCAAGCAGATCACGATAACCAGCCTTAGCCCGTCCGAGCCCGCCCCCTCGCCTCCACCGCCTGAAGCTCCCGCTCCGCCGGCTGCCCCCTCCCAGGCAGCCGCGGGGTCATTAAGACGGCTTGCCATCCCCCTTCTCGCCATCGCGCTCGTGTGTGGCGGAGTAGCCATCGTGACCGTTGACTGGAACAGCTGGGTGGCAGGCGCATCGCACCAATCGACCGACGATGCCGTGGTCAGCGCCGATGTCTCGACGCTGAGCGCCCAGATCAGCGGCATTGTCCAGGGCACCCCGGTCACAGATTATCAGACGGTGACGAAGGGCCAGCTGCTCGCCGAAATCGACCCGCGGGAATATGACGCTGCGGTCGCCGTCTCGAAAGCCAATCTTGCGGCTGCCAATGCATCGCTTGCCAATCTCGCAAACCAGATCGAACTCCAAAGGGCTGTCGTGCAGGTAGCTGAAGCGCAGAACGCATCGGCCCTGGCACAGCAGACCCAGACAGAACAGGAGTTCCACCGTCAGACCAGCCTTGGCGGCGCGACCTCGCAACAGCTGCTGCAGCAGGCACAAGCCGCCTATCTACAGGCTCAGGCCTCGGTCAGATCGACGGCGGCTTCGATCGAGCAGCAAAAAGCGCAGTTGAACGTCCTGAACGGGCAATCCCCGCTGCTGCAGGCACAGGTGAATGCCGCCCAGGCGTCGCTCGATACCGCCCTGATCCACCAGGGCTATGCCCGCATCTACGCGCCTTTCGATGGCGTCATCGGCCGCAGGCTCGCCCACGAAGGCGATTTCGTCGCAGCCGGCACCAGCCTCGTGTCGGAAGTTCCGCTTCCGAGCGTCTATATCACCGCGAATTTCAAGGAGACACAGCTCTCACGGATCACGCCGGGCCGATCTGCAGACGTTACCATCGACACTTTCCCTGGCCAGTTGCTGCATGGGAAGGTCGTCGGCCTGTCTCCCGCAAGTGGCTCGATCTTCGCACTGCTGCCGCCCGACAATGCGACCGGAAACTACACCAAGGTCGTCCAGCGTGTCCCGGTCAAGATCGTCTTCGATCCCGGCCAGCCGCTGGTCGATCGGCTGAAGCCCGGAATGTCTGCCGTCGTGACCGTCGATACCAAGCCGGACCTGGACCAATGA
- a CDS encoding MFS transporter, which produces MSAAPRAFGPLTSGTTTSHPLLIVTALLLASFVVGFDTRVFAVGLPDIRGAYSLGFDEASWLSTVANAPQILISSAVAWLATVFGVRRVMIPTTLVYACVSLIIPMVHDGGAFFALHAVRALLLGVFIPATIMVIFRNLDMKYWLIGLSIYALRVPLSQNLGFVLVGIYDDYLGWQWVYWQDVIVTPIIALLLIIGAPKEEINSSLLKDADWGGMMLLGCSMTMIYVGLDQGNRLDWFNSGIVTSLLAGGMILFIGFLINESVVANPWAHASVILSRNIGIGYAIIIAFTFASSGASISIPGFLQTVVGLRPIAISELYIFGAVIPVFLFIAFAIFLLRRIDARLCIMMGLSAMALGSLWGSNLSTTWAPLNFLPVVLLHTAGQSFAFFATVVHLIANSDPKRSTAASAYIQVIRLGSVELALSLLNTWLRQREQYHSNILTGPISGSSSNLHGVLAKLETLFGTSHRGSLEALSAVAADIHAQANVLAYADIFVLSFWSAIAGLALVACMGAMPFGPLHPDFRKNPPAADAHPASAG; this is translated from the coding sequence ATGAGTGCGGCTCCGCGCGCCTTTGGTCCACTGACCAGCGGCACGACGACCAGCCATCCGCTTCTCATCGTCACGGCCCTGTTGCTCGCCTCTTTCGTCGTCGGCTTCGATACGCGCGTCTTTGCCGTCGGCCTGCCCGATATCCGCGGCGCCTACTCGCTTGGCTTCGACGAAGCCTCCTGGCTCAGCACCGTCGCCAACGCGCCACAGATCCTCATTTCATCGGCCGTCGCCTGGCTCGCCACCGTTTTCGGCGTGCGCCGGGTGATGATCCCGACGACATTGGTCTATGCCTGCGTTTCGCTCATCATTCCCATGGTCCATGACGGCGGCGCATTCTTTGCGTTGCATGCGGTGCGAGCCCTTCTACTCGGCGTCTTCATCCCGGCCACCATCATGGTGATCTTCCGCAATCTCGACATGAAATACTGGCTGATCGGCCTTTCGATCTACGCGCTTCGCGTTCCGCTATCGCAGAATCTCGGCTTCGTGCTCGTCGGCATCTATGATGATTATCTCGGCTGGCAGTGGGTCTATTGGCAGGATGTGATCGTCACGCCGATCATCGCCCTTCTCCTCATCATCGGTGCTCCCAAAGAAGAGATCAATTCAAGCCTGCTCAAGGATGCCGACTGGGGCGGAATGATGCTGCTCGGATGCTCGATGACCATGATTTATGTCGGTCTCGATCAGGGCAACAGGCTGGACTGGTTCAATTCCGGCATCGTCACGTCGCTGCTGGCAGGCGGCATGATTCTCTTCATCGGGTTCCTCATCAATGAGAGCGTCGTTGCTAATCCCTGGGCGCATGCGAGCGTGATCCTGTCGCGCAATATCGGCATTGGCTATGCGATCATCATCGCCTTTACCTTTGCCAGTTCCGGCGCGTCGATTTCCATTCCGGGCTTCCTGCAGACGGTCGTCGGATTGCGGCCGATCGCCATCTCGGAACTCTACATTTTCGGCGCGGTCATCCCGGTCTTTCTGTTCATCGCATTTGCGATCTTCCTGCTGCGCCGGATCGATGCGCGCCTTTGCATCATGATGGGGTTATCGGCGATGGCACTCGGCTCTCTCTGGGGATCAAACCTCTCCACTACATGGGCGCCGTTGAACTTCCTGCCGGTGGTGCTCCTCCATACAGCCGGGCAATCCTTCGCCTTCTTCGCGACGGTCGTCCACCTGATTGCCAATTCCGACCCGAAACGCTCGACGGCGGCATCCGCTTATATCCAGGTGATCCGGCTCGGTAGCGTCGAGCTGGCGCTAAGCCTTTTGAACACCTGGCTTCGACAACGCGAGCAGTATCATTCCAATATCCTGACCGGCCCGATCTCGGGATCGTCGAGCAATCTTCACGGCGTGCTGGCAAAGTTGGAGACGCTGTTCGGGACAAGCCATCGCGGTAGTCTCGAAGCCCTCTCCGCAGTTGCGGCTGATATCCATGCCCAGGCAAACGTGCTTGCCTATGCCGATATCTTCGTCCTGTCTTTCTGGTCCGCGATCGCCGGCCTTGCGCTTGTGGCCTGCATGGGCGCCATGCCCTTCGGACCGCTGCATCCCGATTTCCGCAAGAACCCGCCGGCCGCCGACGCGCATCCGGCCTCAGCCGGCTGA
- a CDS encoding type II toxin-antitoxin system prevent-host-death family antitoxin — MPGGNSYSTSDLSRKSGDIIAEALRHPVTITQRNKPRLVLLSIEDYQRLMKQSDPRTAGTIETMSDSLLAEFEAAVDAYAGEDEPRRP, encoded by the coding sequence ATGCCCGGAGGCAATTCCTACTCGACCAGCGACTTGTCGAGGAAGTCCGGCGATATCATCGCCGAGGCTCTTCGTCATCCCGTCACCATCACCCAACGCAACAAGCCGCGCCTGGTGCTACTCAGCATCGAGGACTACCAGCGGTTGATGAAGCAGTCGGATCCCCGAACGGCTGGGACGATCGAAACGATGTCCGACAGCCTTTTGGCAGAGTTCGAGGCTGCCGTCGACGCCTATGCCGGCGAGGATGAGCCCCGCCGGCCATGA